From Nerophis lumbriciformis linkage group LG09, RoL_Nlum_v2.1, whole genome shotgun sequence, one genomic window encodes:
- the LOC133608061 gene encoding vacuolar protein sorting-associated protein 26B-like, whose protein sequence is MSFFGFGQSADIDVVLNDAETRKKAEHKSEDGRKDRYFLFYDGETVSGKVNVTLKYPGKRLEHNGIKIEFVGQIELYYDRGNHHEFVSLVKDLARPGELTQSQTFDFEFTHVEKPYESYTGQNVKLRYFLRATVNRRLSDISKEMDIVVHTLSTYPDINSSIKMEVGIEDCLHIEFEYNKSKYHIKDVIVGKIYFLLVRIKIKHMEIDIIKRETTGTGPNVYHENDTIAKYEIMDGAPVRGESIPIRLFLAGYEMTPTMRDINKKFSVRYYLNLVLIDEEERRYFKQQEITLWRKGDVARKSMSHQAAIASQRFEGSSKPENRGDEGDS, encoded by the exons ATGAGCTTTTTTGGATTTGGCCAAAGTGCGGACATCGATGTGGTTCTGAACGATGCAGAAACGAGGAAGAAAGCTGAGCACAAAAGCGAGGACGGCAGGAAGGACAGATATTTCCTTTTCTACGACGGGGAAACGGTGTCGGGGAAGGTCAACGTGACGCTCAAGTATCCGGGAAAGAGGCTGGAGCACAACGGGATCAAGATCGAGTTTGTCGGGCAGATAG AGCTCTACTATGACAGAGGAAACCACCATGAATTTGTGTCTCTGGTGAAAGACCTCGCCAGGCCAGGGGAACTCACACAGTCGCAGACTTTCGATTTTGAGTTCACACACGTAGAAAAACCATATGAGTCTTACACCGGCCAGAACGTCAAATTACG ATACTTCCTGAGAGCCACAGTAAACCGCAGGTTGAGTGACATCAGCAAAGAGATGGATATTGTGGTTCATACACTCAGCACCTACCCTGACATCAACTCCTCCATCAAAATGGAAGTTGGGATCGAGGATTGTCTACACATCGAGTTTGAGTATAATAAATCCAA GTATCACATAAAAGATGTAATTGTTGGAAAGATTTACTTTTTGCTGGTGAGGATAAAAATCAAACACATGGAGATTGACATCATCAAGCGGGAAACAACTGGCACTGGGCCCAACGTCTACCACGAGAACGACACCATAGCCAAGTATGAAATCATGGACGGCGCACCTGTCAGAG GAGAGTCCATCCCCATCAGGCTGTTCCTAGCAGGCTATGAGATGACGCCCACCATGAGGGACATTAACAAGAAGTTCTCAGTGCGCTACTACCTCAACTTGGTCCTCATTGACGAGGAGGAAAGACGATACTTCAAACAGCAG GAGATCACGTTGTGGAGGAAAGGTGACGTCGCGAGGAAGAGTATGTCTCATCAAGCAGCCATCGCCTCTCAGCGCTTCGAGGGCTCCTCCAAACCAGAGAACCGCGGCGATGAAGGAGACAGCTAA